The Anaerohalosphaeraceae bacterium genome includes a window with the following:
- the rpiB gene encoding ribose 5-phosphate isomerase B, whose amino-acid sequence MIVAVSNDHRGVRSGEQIRAIVTQLGHQCLDLTHKDDQAVDYPDYAYEAAMAVASGKADRAILVCGTGIGMCIAANKVKGIRAALCYDELAAKVSRQHNDANVLCLSGDLLGPTMLRKMVEVWLTTDFEGGRHQRRVRKIQAIEEGKDPREING is encoded by the coding sequence ATGATTGTTGCTGTTTCTAATGACCACCGCGGCGTGCGCTCCGGCGAGCAGATTCGAGCGATTGTGACTCAACTGGGGCATCAATGTCTGGATTTAACCCACAAGGATGACCAGGCGGTCGATTATCCGGATTACGCCTATGAAGCGGCGATGGCCGTGGCTTCCGGAAAGGCCGACCGTGCTATCCTGGTTTGCGGGACCGGTATCGGAATGTGCATTGCCGCCAACAAAGTCAAGGGGATTCGGGCGGCTCTGTGCTATGATGAACTGGCGGCGAAGGTTTCTCGTCAGCATAACGATGCAAACGTTCTGTGTCTGTCCGGCGATTTGCTTGGGCCGACGATGCTCCGGAAAATGGTTGAAGTGTGGCTGACGACGGATTTTGAAGGGGGCCGTCACCAGCGGCGGGTCCGGAAGATTCAGGCCATCGAAGAGGGCAAAGACCCGCGAGAAATCAATGGGTAG